The following is a genomic window from Cryptococcus neoformans var. grubii H99 chromosome 12, complete sequence.
GGAAGCTCTTCAGCGGGAGAGGTACGTTGTTACGCAGATATAACAGAATCAACCGGCTGACACTGTATTTGTTCATCACAGGCAAAGGTGGAGCGCTCTAGTTCAAACTTTTGTAAAAGAGTTTGGCGGGCAACCCAACTATATTGTTCGAGCACCGGGAAGAGTCAATGTGTTAGGGGAGCATATAGATTACTCGCTCTTTGTGAGGATTGTCAAGGGTCCCTGACCATCACACTGATGCTTATGCCTACGCTTAGCCTGTACTCCCCGCAGCAATCGAACAAGATATTATCGTCGGAATTCGCCCCACTGTAACGTTCCCAAACAAGGTGTCCGTTAGTCTGGCCAACGTCGTCAAGTCATATCCAAACGCTGAGCTCCAGCTTGCTTGCGATCAAGAATCGTGGTCGTTAAAGGTACCGCTTCCAAGCAAGGTGAAAGGGTGGGAGCGATACGTCATCGCTGTTTTATTAGAGTGTTTGGAGAGGTTTGCGGAGCAATTGCAAGACGGTGCTGCAAGTATGGAAGTCATGGTCTCTGGTACGGTGCCTGAAGGAGCTGGGCTAAGTGTAGGTAAAACATTCCTCTCCACGGGTCATGCTGATGGTCTACAATTAGAGCTCGGCGGCTTTTGTTGTCAGCGTCATCATGGCATTCCTTGTTGCCAATGGTTTACAGGAGGGAGTGAGCAAAGTGCAAGTTGTAGATATCGCCATGGCCGCGGAACACCGCTTGGGGCTTAAGAGCGGTGGTATGGACGTAAGCGTTTGTCATTGCTTTCTGCCGAAGGTCAGCGTTTAATCTAAAGAACATAGCAAGCCGCTTCTATCCTTTCTGTTCCCAACAGCTTGCTCCACCTTTCCTTTTATCCGTCTCTCAGACCCgcaactcttcctcttccttcgtcGCTCACATTAGTCATTACCAACTCGATGGCACCTCATTCGCTAGCCGATTCTGCTGAAGACCGCTACAATCTTCGAGTCGTTGAAAATCTTTGCGCTACCCGTATCCTGCTTCACGCATTTGGTGCGGATGCGGGTGTTCTCTCCACGACGCAGCGAGGATCAACCGGTCGACTTTGGCTTCGTGAGGCGCTTGAGCATTGGGCAGAGGATGCTCACATGGATGAGGAAACTGTTTATCGGGATCTGCTCGCTCGTATTGTAGGAGTTCTCGGCAAAAAAGGTCGCGACAAGAGTGGTTGGACCAGAGATCAGATGGTAGAAGAAAGTGGTATGACAGCAGCGGACTTTGAGGCAACGTTCTTGGCGTTCATTCCTAGTGAGTAGTCTGCTAAAAGATTTTGCCGGAGCTTTGGCTTAGCCTTGCATTCGCAGTCCGTGCCACGCGGTTCTACCTGTTGCAGCGGGTGCAACATACCCTCGAAGAGTCACTTCGGGTCTGCAGCTTCAAAGGACTCTGCGAAACGTCGATGGCCACATTTGACAGCAGAGCCGGCGAAACGGGCCTTGCCAAGGAATTAGGCGCGTTGATCACAGCTTCTCACGTATCAATGAGAGATCTTTACGAGGCCACCGTGCCAGAAGTGGACGACCTTCAATCACTTTGCTTACAATGCGGGTCGTTAGGATCACGTCAGACAGGTGAGATACTCTGCTGTTGATAAAGACAAGGCTGATGAATGGGACAACCCCATTAGGCGGTGGATGGGGAGGCGCTGTGATCTCGCTTCTTCCGGCGGATCGAGCGAGCGATTTCCTCAGAAAAGTCAGGAAGATGTATGGCCTTTATAGAGGTCTTTCGGTAGATGAGTTAGACAAGGCTGCATTTATAAGCGTTCCTGGATCAGGCGCTGGCTGTGAGTTGATTGCCGCTGTTCTGCCTTTTCCCCCATCCCCGTCCTGACGCTCTGATACTGCAGTCTATCCATTGATGGAGGGGAGCAAGATAGTATAGTGAAGTCGTATTGTCTCTGCAATGTAATTCTCTTTGCCATGCATATGCTTGAGCCTGTGCCTTCTCTTTAATCGACAGCACTGACAATCTCTTGCAGTTTCGTCGCAGTAGTCACGCGTATATGTTTCCATAGTTCCGGCGGGAAGTTATCTTACTAAATACGGTATCGAAGGAATTACACAATATTTGTACTCCGGCGGTGGAAACAGGTCTTGTCGAACCCTGATGAAGCGAAAGCTAAGAGGTTCGAAAGTAGCAAAATCATACTTTAAAATCTTTTATACGCGAGTCCAACTTCGCTGACAAGAAAATGGTAGTGGGCCTTGCGAATGaatgaggagagaaagtTTTAGCTGTGGATTCCCAGCAGGCCTCCTTACTTAAGTTTGATTAAAAATTATTACGAAAAGATATATATAGTAATAAATTTGAAATGAACTAATCATAATCGAAAAATTCCCGTTCAACATAAATTCCCGTTCATTTAAATTCCCGTTCAACATAAATTCCCGTTCATTTAAATTCCCGTTCAACATAAAATTCCCGTTCATAAATTCCCATGgcattcatcatcatgaatCCTTTGTTGTATAGTTATTATATAACGGATATTCCCGTTCGTATCCATTGCATATCTTATCGCATAGTCTTCCCGTTCATCGTCTCATCATCAAGTTATTGATTGTCAATTCACGCTTACATATTCCCGTTCTTCTGTCTACCATCTATCTATCACATCATCTGTGAATTCTTCCCGTTTTTATGGGAAGACTGTCGTCATGTTGTCAATTGAGCAGCAGACATAATCGATGCTATATATCTAGAGCTTCACGGCTCAGGCTGAACTTGGATTAATGTGGACTACTTTCACAACGAATACTTATCAGCACTCAATTCTCTCCTGAGAATGACGGCGATTCATACCCATAGCGATGGTTCCAACGATTTCACACCTGTGTCCATTAATGAACACGTTCACCGCCGCTGTAAGTTATTCTGGTTTTTTCATTCAATCGTAGGTTTGTCCTGACGGAGTACCATGATCCACCCTAGTCAACCCTCTCCTTGGCA
Proteins encoded in this region:
- a CDS encoding galactokinase; its protein translation is MFKMGPEELRPVPAFHNLNEIYNTEEALQRERQRWSALVQTFVKEFGGQPNYIVRAPGRVNVLGEHIDYSLFPVLPAAIEQDIIVGIRPTVTFPNKVSVSLANVVKSYPNAELQLACDQESWSLKVPLPSKVKGWERYVIAVLLECLERFAEQLQDGAASMEVMVSGTVPEGAGLSSSAAFVVSVIMAFLVANGLQEGVSKVQVVDIAMAAEHRLGLKSGGMDQAASILSVPNSLLHLSFYPSLRPATLPLPSSLTLVITNSMAPHSLADSAEDRYNLRVVENLCATRILLHAFGADAGVLSTTQRGSTGRLWLREALEHWAEDAHMDEETVYRDLLARIVGVLGKKGRDKSGWTRDQMVEESGMTAADFEATFLAFIPIRATRFYLLQRVQHTLEESLRVCSFKGLCETSMATFDSRAGETGLAKELGALITASHVSMRDLYEATVPEVDDLQSLCLQCGSLGSRQTGGGWGGAVISLLPADRASDFLRKVRKMYGLYRGLSVDELDKAAFISVPGSGAGFYPLMEGSKIV